A portion of the Ferrimonas lipolytica genome contains these proteins:
- a CDS encoding DEAD/DEAH box helicase, which yields MRRLFEKNTFARGEALFERGKVIYCEVEQEGRRVFGEVAGTYSRDYEVTVAFSKTGLTSECSCPVANRCKHAAALLLAALEQQGSSDTLYQMWLNRVEQVLNPPKWAASDGPELEKLLAVRLLHQNSERSHQAVVVKTGYRRRLKNGGLSKVVDRSPREMLATYRDDMALNAFDRETLQLLETGTEPYSHGPRFFHSGLHQLALKRLCERKQLYWDQSLTPLSLAGVRKLNFHWQQEEANQTLELQLDGCRNWQVLPFRHPWYVDCENNQTGPIDTPLSSELLYQLFSLPGLSADSAKHFSANVLGQFSTQQIELPGERAEQELIAPLKPQLHLWRRDGSYVAAFSFGYDDVRISPIVLRKPELRLFETDRGTLWVQRDTFNEQEAFVQLEQFGLAVCPGAEDLVALLLQAEVENPRAFWQQWLGQWRDVLEQQGWDITLADDLHLEPVKIAGFALNIEQHDRWFDLGLSIELEGEAVSLVPLLLKWLASNSDWREPRQDLLLERTDGAPLQIGYQALRPIIAVLAELADTTPRETVKLNQHQITLLPEDGPNSRWHGGEELQQLAECLHDFDGIEAVTPPAGLQATLRDYQQQGLNWLSFLHQYGFGGVLADDMGLGKTIQTLAHLQRLKEHGKLSKPSLLICPTSLVGNWRRECAKFTPELNVLVLHGSRRQDDFNRIEQADLVITTYPLIHRDIDTMVMHDFSLIVLDEAQSIKNPSAKATLAIKDLKGEQCIGLTGTPMENHLGELWSLFDFALPGFLGSQGHFNRHYRKPIEQCGDEVMQQWLLRKIGPFLLRRTKDQVATELPPKTEIIKRVMLPPAQRTLYESVRATMEAKVRKLIEQKGLAKSRMEFLDALLKLRQICCDPKLTKLDEAENVEEAAKLDYLMEQLPKMLAEGRRVLLFSQFTQMLSRIEQRLLDEGIDYSILTGQTRNREAAVDAFQSGDVPLFLISLKAGGVGLNLTAADTVIHFDPWWNPAAEQQATDRAYRIGQDKPVFVYKLICEHTVEERVLELQQSKQALADSVYGKEVELATLDDGEQLLALFRDDPHQETRQSV from the coding sequence GTGCGTCGTTTATTTGAAAAGAATACCTTTGCTCGCGGAGAAGCGCTGTTTGAGCGAGGCAAGGTTATCTACTGCGAAGTAGAACAAGAGGGTCGCCGGGTTTTCGGTGAAGTCGCCGGTACCTATAGCCGCGACTACGAAGTGACGGTGGCCTTCAGTAAAACCGGCTTAACCAGCGAATGTTCCTGCCCTGTGGCCAATCGTTGTAAGCACGCAGCGGCGTTATTATTGGCAGCATTAGAGCAACAAGGCAGTAGCGATACCCTCTACCAAATGTGGTTAAACCGAGTTGAACAGGTGCTAAACCCACCTAAATGGGCAGCCAGCGATGGCCCTGAGCTTGAAAAGCTACTAGCAGTGAGACTGCTGCATCAAAACAGTGAGCGCAGCCATCAAGCGGTTGTGGTTAAAACCGGTTACCGCCGTCGTCTAAAAAACGGCGGTTTAAGCAAGGTTGTCGATCGCTCCCCCCGAGAGATGCTAGCGACCTACCGTGACGATATGGCACTGAACGCTTTTGATCGGGAAACCCTGCAGCTATTAGAAACCGGCACCGAGCCATACAGTCACGGCCCACGTTTCTTCCATTCTGGTCTTCACCAATTGGCGCTCAAACGTTTGTGTGAACGAAAACAGCTGTATTGGGATCAATCACTCACGCCGTTGTCGTTGGCTGGGGTGCGCAAGCTGAATTTTCATTGGCAGCAAGAGGAAGCCAATCAAACCCTTGAGCTGCAACTTGATGGTTGTCGTAATTGGCAGGTGCTGCCTTTTCGCCACCCTTGGTATGTGGATTGTGAAAATAACCAAACGGGGCCGATCGACACGCCTCTATCCAGCGAGCTGCTGTATCAATTATTTAGCCTTCCTGGACTATCTGCCGACTCCGCTAAGCATTTCTCTGCCAATGTGTTGGGGCAATTCAGTACCCAGCAGATAGAGCTGCCAGGGGAGCGCGCCGAGCAGGAGTTGATTGCGCCACTCAAACCACAATTACACTTGTGGCGACGGGATGGCAGCTATGTTGCTGCGTTTTCGTTTGGTTACGATGACGTTCGCATTAGCCCAATTGTACTGCGTAAGCCAGAGCTGCGCTTGTTCGAAACCGATCGTGGCACCTTATGGGTTCAACGCGATACCTTTAACGAGCAAGAAGCTTTTGTGCAGTTAGAGCAGTTCGGCTTAGCGGTATGCCCAGGAGCTGAAGATCTGGTGGCGTTGTTGTTGCAAGCGGAGGTAGAGAATCCGCGGGCCTTTTGGCAGCAGTGGTTAGGTCAATGGCGCGATGTATTAGAGCAACAAGGTTGGGACATCACCTTAGCTGATGATCTTCACCTTGAGCCGGTTAAGATCGCCGGTTTCGCGCTTAATATCGAACAGCATGATCGTTGGTTTGACCTCGGCTTGAGCATCGAGCTGGAAGGTGAAGCCGTGTCGCTGGTACCGCTCCTATTGAAGTGGCTGGCCAGCAATAGTGACTGGCGTGAACCGCGGCAAGATCTGTTGCTGGAGCGCACCGATGGCGCGCCATTGCAGATTGGTTACCAAGCGTTACGACCAATTATTGCAGTGTTAGCTGAGCTGGCAGACACCACCCCGCGGGAAACGGTTAAGCTCAATCAACATCAAATTACGCTGTTACCAGAAGATGGCCCCAATAGCCGTTGGCATGGTGGCGAAGAGCTGCAACAGTTGGCTGAGTGCCTGCACGATTTCGATGGCATTGAGGCCGTTACTCCGCCAGCGGGGTTGCAAGCTACCCTGCGTGATTATCAGCAACAAGGGCTTAACTGGCTCAGCTTCCTCCATCAGTATGGTTTTGGTGGCGTGCTGGCGGATGACATGGGCTTGGGTAAAACTATTCAAACTTTGGCGCACCTGCAACGACTTAAAGAACACGGTAAGTTGAGCAAGCCAAGCTTATTGATCTGTCCAACCAGTCTCGTTGGTAATTGGCGTCGCGAGTGTGCCAAATTTACCCCAGAGCTAAATGTGTTGGTGTTGCATGGTAGTCGTCGTCAAGATGATTTCAATCGAATCGAACAAGCGGACTTGGTTATCACCACCTATCCACTGATCCATCGCGATATCGACACCATGGTAATGCACGACTTCTCGTTAATTGTGCTTGATGAGGCACAATCGATTAAGAACCCCAGTGCAAAAGCAACTCTGGCAATTAAGGATTTGAAGGGTGAGCAATGCATTGGCTTAACCGGTACACCGATGGAAAACCACCTCGGTGAGCTGTGGTCGTTGTTTGATTTCGCCTTGCCGGGGTTCCTTGGCAGCCAAGGCCATTTCAATCGCCACTATCGTAAACCGATTGAACAGTGTGGTGATGAAGTGATGCAGCAGTGGTTGCTGCGTAAGATTGGTCCATTTCTGTTGCGCCGTACCAAGGATCAAGTTGCCACTGAACTGCCGCCAAAGACAGAAATTATTAAGCGGGTAATGTTGCCACCGGCACAGCGAACCTTGTACGAATCGGTGCGGGCAACCATGGAAGCTAAGGTGCGTAAGCTGATAGAGCAAAAAGGCTTGGCCAAAAGCCGCATGGAGTTCCTCGATGCGTTGCTGAAACTGCGCCAGATCTGCTGCGATCCTAAACTGACCAAGCTGGATGAGGCCGAGAATGTGGAGGAAGCCGCTAAGCTGGATTACCTAATGGAGCAATTGCCGAAGATGCTGGCGGAAGGGCGTCGCGTGTTGTTGTTTTCACAGTTTACGCAGATGCTCAGCCGAATTGAGCAACGGCTGTTGGATGAGGGCATCGACTACAGCATTCTTACTGGGCAAACCCGCAATCGTGAAGCCGCTGTTGATGCGTTCCAATCCGGTGATGTGCCACTGTTCTTAATCTCACTTAAAGCGGGTGGAGTTGGCCTAAACCTGACCGCTGCAGATACGGTGATCCACTTTGACCCGTGGTGGAACCCAGCGGCGGAACAGCAAGCGACGGACCGCGCTTATCGCATTGGCCAAGACAAACCGGTGTTTGTGTACAAATTGATTTGTGAGCACACGGTAGAGGAGCGGGTACTGGAGCTGCAACAAAGCAAACAAGCGCTGGCCGATAGCGTGTATGGCAAAGAGGTGGAGCTGGCAACCTTAGACGATGGCGAACAGCTGTTGGCGCTGTTTCGTGACGACCCCCACCAAGAAACACGACAAAGTGTTTAA
- a CDS encoding winged helix-turn-helix domain-containing protein, translating into MSSIYRLGQYCYDIGRGELFHPEIDKFWHLPRVEKQVLEHLIAAQGSALSKQQLRRDGDNQLAFSDSAAVKAIFTLRHFIDDDSHDVIQTIATKGYSLALTAPSTTILPSTLSTISQHSKRVAIGAALLSCLVILAYLLVPQSAQPAAAVELREESQFILDNGQQIKVISVANSNANRIDLAANRNKLAQQLAGCKSTSWQRAYMALSHDGMVLNITLLADSEKTVKRRNIKISDFRLNTDFLPSQWVTEANLCE; encoded by the coding sequence ATGAGTTCAATTTATCGGTTGGGACAGTATTGCTACGACATCGGCCGGGGGGAACTTTTTCACCCAGAGATCGATAAGTTTTGGCATCTTCCTCGAGTAGAAAAGCAGGTACTTGAGCACCTGATTGCAGCGCAAGGTAGTGCGTTAAGCAAACAACAACTTAGGCGCGACGGGGACAACCAGTTGGCGTTTAGTGACTCAGCCGCGGTGAAAGCTATTTTTACCCTGCGCCACTTTATTGATGATGACAGCCACGATGTCATTCAAACCATCGCAACCAAGGGCTATAGCCTCGCGTTGACCGCTCCATCAACAACCATACTGCCATCAACACTTAGCACTATCAGTCAACACTCAAAGCGTGTTGCCATTGGCGCTGCACTGCTGAGTTGCCTAGTGATATTAGCTTACTTGCTCGTGCCGCAGTCAGCGCAGCCAGCTGCAGCAGTCGAACTTCGCGAAGAGAGCCAGTTCATCCTCGACAATGGCCAGCAAATTAAGGTTATCTCGGTCGCTAACTCTAATGCCAATCGCATCGATTTAGCCGCTAATCGCAATAAGCTGGCACAACAGCTCGCCGGTTGTAAATCAACCAGCTGGCAGCGGGCCTACATGGCCTTATCACACGATGGTATGGTGCTGAACATCACCCTACTTGCCGATTCAGAGAAAACAGTAAAGCGGCGCAATATTAAGATCAGTGACTTTCGACTGAACACCGACTTTCTGCCGTCTCAATGGGTAACGGAGGCTAATCTCTGTGAATAA
- a CDS encoding cytochrome C, protein MSMNRRQALGQIIKLTGAAAGGMAVSSNVFAEETTMTPWDGTPLEYVKLDPASVANKAFNAGKGCMNEVFTSIVESLAETAGTDQEKWANIPTAMARYGWAGILGEGSTCGNINATGMLFNMVKVPGFNEDKAVTGLMTYVCRFYEQTSLPSNDETFLKAALGDEYTETWFAENVVESTTAESLMCHASITTWAKHNGKVMSEKGPRCTLLSANMAYYITTLLNQALAGELDTAELTQPTAETTACKSCHSTSFRPAMVKTNQACETCHGSH, encoded by the coding sequence ATGAGCATGAATCGTCGTCAAGCATTAGGGCAGATCATTAAACTAACTGGTGCAGCAGCCGGTGGCATGGCAGTTAGTTCGAATGTATTTGCTGAAGAAACAACAATGACACCGTGGGATGGCACCCCGTTAGAGTACGTTAAGCTCGACCCTGCGTCGGTGGCTAACAAGGCTTTTAATGCAGGTAAAGGTTGTATGAATGAAGTATTTACTTCGATTGTTGAATCATTAGCTGAAACCGCCGGAACAGACCAAGAGAAGTGGGCCAATATCCCAACCGCAATGGCGCGTTATGGTTGGGCTGGGATCTTGGGTGAAGGCTCAACCTGCGGCAACATTAACGCCACCGGTATGCTGTTCAATATGGTTAAGGTGCCAGGCTTTAATGAGGATAAAGCGGTTACTGGGTTAATGACCTATGTGTGTCGCTTCTACGAGCAAACCTCGCTACCAAGCAATGATGAAACCTTCCTTAAAGCCGCTTTAGGTGATGAATACACCGAGACTTGGTTTGCCGAGAATGTAGTTGAATCGACCACTGCAGAATCGCTGATGTGTCATGCTTCAATCACCACATGGGCGAAACACAACGGTAAGGTAATGTCGGAGAAAGGGCCTCGTTGTACCTTGCTATCTGCCAACATGGCTTACTACATCACGACGTTATTGAACCAAGCGTTAGCCGGCGAATTAGATACCGCTGAGTTGACCCAGCCGACCGCTGAAACCACAGCCTGTAAGAGCTGTCACAGCACTTCATTCCGCCCAGCAATGGTGAAAACCAATCAGGCATGTGAAACCTGCCACGGCTCACACTAA
- a CDS encoding alpha/beta hydrolase, producing the protein MSAEKWIVRALLAAPTVVQKMVLGEPPLQIEGRIMDLQMQLLSKLARTKPSLDKLSVEHARAAVRTGIAMLASKPDSTVASHDISIEGPESALTVRVYQPQQLDTDAPAILYFHMGGFVVGDLDTNHDFCVTLAKTCGAKVYSVLYRKAPEHPFPAPIDDAFAAHQWLMRNATQQQVDPNRIAIAGDSAGGALTAILCQRLQAESLPQPKVQLMVYPGTSSTEVGSSFEACGNCYPLTMAEMAWFQQHFYASPDDLNHPYSAPMNSQNLQQLAPAIMVTAGFDPLRDQGIAYGNKLSNAGVAVTQIEISGLAHGFTSMAGGINEAKKANLLIAEQLKSLL; encoded by the coding sequence ATGAGTGCAGAAAAGTGGATAGTCAGAGCCCTGTTGGCCGCACCAACCGTCGTTCAAAAGATGGTACTTGGGGAGCCGCCGCTGCAGATCGAAGGCCGCATCATGGATCTACAGATGCAACTGCTTTCTAAACTGGCACGCACCAAACCCTCCTTAGATAAGTTATCTGTCGAGCACGCTCGAGCAGCGGTGCGCACTGGCATTGCTATGCTGGCGAGCAAACCTGATTCAACCGTCGCTAGCCACGATATCAGTATTGAAGGACCAGAATCAGCATTAACAGTACGTGTGTATCAACCACAGCAGCTTGATACCGATGCGCCCGCTATTCTGTACTTTCATATGGGCGGCTTTGTGGTTGGCGATCTCGATACCAACCATGACTTCTGCGTGACCCTAGCCAAAACCTGCGGCGCCAAGGTTTACTCTGTGTTGTATCGCAAAGCGCCAGAGCATCCGTTTCCTGCTCCAATTGACGATGCCTTTGCCGCCCACCAGTGGCTAATGCGCAACGCCACGCAACAACAGGTCGATCCTAACCGTATCGCCATAGCCGGCGACAGCGCCGGCGGTGCCTTAACTGCCATTTTGTGTCAACGCTTACAGGCCGAGTCACTGCCTCAACCCAAGGTACAATTGATGGTTTATCCGGGAACCAGCTCAACAGAAGTGGGCAGCTCCTTTGAGGCTTGCGGCAACTGTTACCCACTAACCATGGCCGAAATGGCTTGGTTTCAGCAACATTTCTACGCCAGCCCAGATGATCTCAACCACCCCTATTCAGCACCAATGAACAGCCAAAACCTGCAACAGTTAGCTCCGGCTATTATGGTTACCGCCGGTTTTGATCCGCTGCGCGACCAAGGGATCGCCTACGGCAACAAACTCAGCAATGCCGGAGTGGCGGTAACGCAAATAGAGATAAGCGGCTTAGCCCACGGCTTTACCTCAATGGCTGGCGGCATCAACGAAGCCAAAAAAGCGAACTTGTTGATTGCCGAACAGCTCAAGTCGTTGCTGTAA
- a CDS encoding superoxide dismutase [Ni] encodes MKKQLQAAVFAAVTFFAMVPSAFSHCQIPCGIYDDHAKVQEMLQDVATTRKAVAQVGQLAGKKDAQSSNQLVRWVMNKEQHAQNVIATISDYFLTQRVKADQKDYAERLQKHHAVIVAAMKVKQNADSKYVDDLENKVKALLPYYPEHKH; translated from the coding sequence ATGAAGAAACAACTACAGGCTGCCGTATTTGCTGCGGTCACGTTTTTTGCCATGGTTCCAAGCGCATTTAGCCATTGCCAGATCCCGTGCGGGATCTACGACGACCACGCTAAGGTGCAAGAGATGCTGCAAGACGTGGCAACCACCCGCAAAGCGGTGGCACAGGTTGGTCAGCTCGCTGGCAAAAAAGATGCCCAGTCCAGCAACCAACTGGTTCGTTGGGTGATGAATAAGGAGCAGCACGCTCAAAATGTGATTGCCACTATCAGCGATTACTTTCTTACTCAGCGCGTGAAGGCCGATCAAAAAGATTACGCGGAACGCTTGCAGAAGCACCACGCGGTGATTGTAGCTGCGATGAAGGTGAAGCAAAACGCCGACAGCAAGTATGTTGACGACCTAGAGAATAAGGTTAAGGCGCTACTGCCATACTACCCAGAGCACAAACACTGA
- the fis gene encoding DNA-binding transcriptional regulator Fis: MFDQQNSFSEAHQLTVGQIETPNGTVKPQLLRDSVKRAVSNYFAQLDGQEASEVYEMVLCEVEQPLLDIVMQYTRGNQTRAANILGINRGTLRKKLKKYGMN; this comes from the coding sequence ATGTTTGATCAGCAGAACTCCTTTTCTGAAGCGCACCAACTGACCGTTGGCCAAATCGAGACCCCAAACGGCACTGTAAAGCCACAGCTGTTACGTGATTCTGTAAAACGTGCAGTAAGCAACTACTTTGCCCAACTGGATGGCCAAGAAGCCTCTGAAGTTTACGAAATGGTACTGTGTGAAGTTGAACAGCCGTTGCTGGACATCGTTATGCAATACACTCGCGGAAACCAAACCCGCGCTGCTAACATTCTAGGCATCAACCGCGGTACGCTGCGCAAGAAGCTGAAGAAGTACGGCATGAACTAA
- the dusB gene encoding tRNA dihydrouridine synthase DusB, protein MQIGPYQLENQLIVAPMAGVTDLPFRQLCRRLGAGLAVSEMLSSNPEVWKTEKSMSRMDHTNESGIRSVQIAGCEPELMAQAARFNVERGAQIIDINMGCPAKKVNKKLAGSALLRHPELVGQICTAVANAVDVPVTLKIRTGWDPENRNGVDIARIAEQSGIAALAVHGRTRQCMYKGEAEYDTIAAIKNAISIPVVANGDIDSPEKARQVLDMTGVDGLMIGRPAQGRPWIFREIAHYLATGEHLPEPSLQERWQLMQEHLQQLHEFYGDERGMRIARKHVGWYLDNQQQPDLRRQFNQLESATAQREALASFFEVNNI, encoded by the coding sequence ATGCAAATTGGACCCTATCAACTGGAAAATCAGCTGATCGTGGCACCAATGGCTGGTGTTACGGACTTACCTTTTCGTCAGTTATGCCGCCGCTTAGGGGCTGGACTGGCCGTGAGTGAGATGCTCTCTTCTAACCCTGAGGTATGGAAGACCGAGAAATCGATGTCACGCATGGACCACACTAATGAAAGTGGGATCCGATCCGTTCAAATCGCTGGTTGTGAACCGGAGTTGATGGCTCAAGCTGCTCGTTTCAATGTGGAGCGTGGCGCCCAAATCATCGACATCAATATGGGTTGCCCAGCAAAAAAAGTTAATAAGAAGTTGGCAGGTTCTGCCTTGCTTCGCCACCCGGAACTGGTGGGCCAAATCTGTACAGCAGTCGCTAACGCGGTTGATGTGCCGGTTACCCTCAAGATCCGAACCGGTTGGGATCCGGAAAACCGTAATGGTGTCGACATCGCTCGTATTGCCGAGCAAAGTGGCATCGCTGCTCTCGCCGTGCATGGTCGAACACGACAATGCATGTACAAAGGCGAAGCTGAGTACGACACCATTGCGGCCATTAAGAATGCCATCTCGATACCCGTTGTTGCCAATGGCGACATCGACAGTCCTGAGAAGGCGCGCCAAGTATTGGATATGACTGGCGTAGACGGCCTTATGATAGGCCGCCCTGCGCAGGGTCGACCGTGGATTTTCCGCGAAATAGCCCACTACTTAGCGACCGGAGAACATCTGCCAGAGCCCTCGTTGCAAGAGCGCTGGCAGCTGATGCAGGAACACCTGCAGCAGTTACACGAGTTTTACGGGGACGAGCGCGGTATGCGCATCGCTCGTAAACACGTGGGTTGGTATCTCGATAACCAACAACAACCGGATTTAAGACGCCAATTCAATCAACTTGAATCGGCAACGGCACAGCGAGAAGCCTTAGCCAGCTTTTTCGAAGTAAACAATATTTAA
- the prmA gene encoding 50S ribosomal protein L11 methyltransferase, with protein sequence MAWIQIRLNATSETAEIIGDHLVETGAVSVTFLDSQDTPVFEPLPGETRLWGDTDVVGLYDAITDMEPVVAKLKQLPELANQLVFKVEALEDKDWEREWMDNFHPMKFGNRLWICPSWREAPEPNAVNVLLDPGLAFGTGTHPTTALCLTWLDGQDLSDKQVVDFGCGSGILAIAAIKLGAKDVIGLDIDPQALTASMDNANRNGIKDKLTVYLPKDQPTDLQVDVVVANILAGPLRELAPVISALVKTGGELALSGLLQEQAEELREIYGQWFDLNPTAVEGDWCRLDGRKR encoded by the coding sequence ATGGCCTGGATCCAAATTCGACTAAACGCCACTTCTGAAACCGCTGAGATCATCGGTGATCATCTAGTGGAAACCGGTGCGGTATCGGTCACCTTCCTCGACTCCCAAGACACACCGGTGTTTGAGCCACTGCCGGGCGAAACCCGCTTGTGGGGTGATACCGACGTAGTTGGCTTGTACGACGCCATTACCGACATGGAGCCTGTAGTAGCCAAGCTGAAGCAACTACCGGAACTTGCTAATCAACTGGTGTTTAAGGTTGAAGCGCTGGAAGACAAAGATTGGGAACGCGAATGGATGGACAACTTCCATCCGATGAAGTTCGGTAATCGTCTGTGGATTTGTCCGAGCTGGCGCGAAGCTCCTGAACCTAACGCGGTAAATGTACTGCTTGATCCTGGCCTAGCGTTCGGCACCGGTACTCATCCAACCACCGCCCTTTGTTTAACTTGGTTGGACGGCCAAGATCTATCAGACAAGCAGGTTGTTGATTTCGGTTGCGGCTCTGGGATCCTAGCGATTGCGGCGATCAAGCTTGGCGCCAAAGACGTTATCGGCTTGGATATCGATCCTCAGGCGCTAACCGCCTCGATGGATAACGCCAACCGTAATGGCATTAAAGATAAGCTCACTGTGTACCTACCAAAGGATCAGCCGACAGATCTGCAAGTTGATGTTGTGGTTGCCAACATCTTGGCTGGGCCACTGCGTGAGTTGGCGCCAGTTATCAGTGCCTTGGTAAAAACCGGTGGTGAGTTGGCTTTGTCCGGTTTGCTGCAAGAGCAAGCGGAAGAGCTGCGTGAAATCTACGGCCAATGGTTCGATTTGAACCCGACTGCAGTAGAAGGCGATTGGTGTCGTTTAGACGGCCGCAAACGCTAA
- a CDS encoding succinate dehydrogenase/fumarate reductase cytochrome b subunit (part of three member fumarate reductase enzyme complex FrdABC which catalyzes the reduction of fumarate to succinate during anaerobic respiration; FrdAB are the catalytic subcomplex consisting of a flavoprotein subunit and an iron-sulfur subunit, respectively; FrdC is the cytochrome b-556 subunit), translating to MQPSVQPDRRAAKREVAQGVTGAILTLFLLLHLHLEASILFGKEAFDAMASFLHAGWADPTGHGYSFLVVIAAAILMFIVLLHVYAVSRKIPVKLAQYRKLREHGLVVNHGGTRLWRWQLYSGLAMLLLIPIHLITMMVIPEQIGSEQSAARIVYDGGWLLYGLLMPLSIIHATAGITRLWLKWCPISEPRFFGRSITRGVTVYLIVLGTASLLMHIYNGLQA from the coding sequence ATGCAGCCAAGCGTTCAACCCGATCGTCGCGCCGCTAAGAGAGAGGTGGCTCAAGGTGTCACCGGCGCTATTTTGACTCTATTTTTACTACTGCACCTTCACCTCGAAGCCAGTATTCTGTTTGGTAAAGAGGCGTTTGATGCGATGGCGTCATTTTTGCACGCTGGCTGGGCCGATCCAACTGGGCACGGTTACAGTTTTTTGGTGGTGATTGCAGCGGCGATATTGATGTTTATTGTATTGCTACATGTCTATGCTGTAAGCCGCAAAATCCCGGTTAAACTGGCGCAATATCGTAAGCTGCGTGAGCATGGCCTGGTGGTGAACCACGGCGGTACCCGCTTGTGGCGTTGGCAGCTCTACAGTGGTTTAGCAATGCTGCTACTTATTCCTATCCACCTCATCACCATGATGGTGATCCCCGAGCAGATCGGCTCTGAGCAATCTGCCGCGCGCATTGTTTATGACGGCGGTTGGTTACTGTATGGCTTATTAATGCCGTTATCGATTATCCATGCTACCGCAGGCATTACTCGGCTGTGGTTAAAGTGGTGTCCTATTTCAGAACCGCGCTTTTTCGGCCGCAGTATTACTCGCGGCGTAACTGTTTATTTGATTGTGTTAGGCACCGCTAGCCTATTGATGCACATCTACAACGGCTTGCAGGCTTGA